In Candidatus Manganitrophus morganii, the genomic window AGCCTAAGCGAGTACAGCAGGTGAGTCGGTCGATTCAGTGCTACTGATCGATCACATTCGTCTAGGAGCCACCGGCATCCCAGAACGGAGTTAATAGGATCACCTGGCCTTGCATTACGACAAATGTATTATTGCAAGACCTGACCCTGGCCTCGATAACGTTTTAAATCACCGGAAGGATGGCTTCAATTCGAATTGGGATGTCGCATTATTCATCCGAATCATGTTTCTACTTTGGTACAAAAAGTGTTTTAATCGCTTCACTGAATCTTTCTGTGCTACGGAAAATATGAAATAAAGGCCATTGTTCTAACTGTTCTTTTTTTAGTTCTCCAGCAGCAACAGCTCGAGGTAACAAGTTAAATAATTCGTCCTCTTGTTTACGAACGGCACAAAGTGCAACTTGAAAAATAAGTCCGCAGGCGGACCAGTCGTATGACTCTAACACCTTTTCTATTTCTTCTGATCGTCCCGAGTCACGTAAGGTTATCGCTTGATTAATACAAACAATTCGCTTTGAAACATCGTTTTCGAATGTTACCGTAGATGCGTACCTGGCAATTTGATCTACTAATTCATAGCGCTCTTCTAATAAACCATCGAATGTGGTATCTATGAGGAAGTCGTCTGCAGAAGCCACTGTATCCTTATCCCATTTTCGCCAGCACTGTTGGAGAAGTATGATACCGACTATCTCTATAGTGGTTATAGCTTGGCTCAAGTACTCGCGTTCAACAGGTAACCGTTCATTTTTAACTGCCCCATATTTTTCGACTAATTTTGGATCAACTCGTTCTAGATAAACCCGATTTACTATTCCTTGGTTATGCACGATCAGATTTCGCCTCTGATCTGTTTCAATGACGATTGGCCAGAAATCATCAAATATTGTTAAATCAATTTTTAGCCTCTTAGTGAAATACCGAAACTGTGAATCAAGGTCTTGTCTTAGGACAGAATCAACTTCCTTGGCAACTAGAAATGCTTCAGCTTCTTTTACAGAACCGATTTCTCTTAATTCGGCAAGTGATAAGCTACGGTCTTCGGCTGGCATAGCTTTGGGAAATCGCTCATAGAATGCATGGATTAAATTGGAAATGAGTGCTTCCAGATAGCTTATTAAAGATACGAGCACGCTTGTACTAAGAAGTTCTTCTTGTACAGGTGCTGCTTTGTGGTAGGAATTTAATGCACGAAGGAACTTTTCCTTGTTCTCTGGATTTTCAAAAAGTTCTTTTGCTATAACCGTTTTCATTTCTTCTCGGCTAGGAGATGTAATGCTCTCATTATGATTTCCGGATAAATCAGCAGTTTTCTCTTCTTCTTTTTCCTCAGAGAACAGCTCTGCAGGTATAAGGGATTTCAATGTTTTAATGAGAGAATCCATTGCTGATCTATCATGTTCAGCAGCGACACTGCCTATTCGACTATTAAAGACTCTCAGCGCCTGGAGATTCATAACGAACTGCTGCGCCATTAGCTCGGATTTATACTTTTTGCTCTCAGCTTCCATTAATTTAAAAACTCATATCGTGAAAGAGAAATATTGGATCGATATAATCTTTTATGGCGTAATTAGGAAGAAACTCTTCCCACTTTGATGCACAAGGATCTATACCATTGCGGAGAAGAATGTTACTCTTCTTTAAAAAAATTTGCAATTATCCTTACGGTGTCGAACGCATGAGGATTAAAAGATATCTGGTCTGTAGGAATATTTATGTAAAAAAGAATGAAAGGCTTATGTTACCGCGCCGCCAACCCCGTAAACACGCTGGTGGCAGCAACAGAGAATTCAATAAACGGCTGGGGCCAGACGCCAAGGAGGATCACGCCGGCAATCCCGGCATAGATCACCACTTTCAGCGGCATCGAGAGATGAATGGGGGTGGTCTCTTTCGGTTCGAGGGTGTAGATCTTCTTCACCACGATCAGATAGTAGTAGAAGGAGATGATCACGTTGATCAGGCCGACCGTCACCAGGAAGAACATCTTCTGGTGGACGGCGGCGGCGAAGATGTAGACCTTGCCGATGAAACCAGCGAGCGGCGGCACCCCGGCGAGCGAGAGCAGAAAAACCAGCATCGCAAAGGCCAAGAGCGGGGAGCGTCGATTCAATCCCGCGAGGTCGTCGATGTCGTCGGTGTTCGTCAGGTTCGAGAAGATGATCACCACCGTGAAGGCGCCGAGGTTGGCGAAGAGATAGGTCAACATGTAGAAAAGCAGCGAGTCGCTTCCCATCTTCGTCCCGGCGGCCATCCCGATCAAAATATTTCCGATCTGCGCGATCCCGGAGTAGGCCAAGAGCCGCTTCATGTTCGTCTGGGCGATCGCCGTGATGTTGCCGTAGGTCATCGAGAGGACGGAGAGGGCGGCGATGAACCAGGTCCATTCGGCCCGCAGCTCGCCGAAGGTGGAGAACATCACACGGAGAATCAGGGCGAAGGCCGCCGCCTTCGGGGTGATCGAGAGATAGGTCGTCACTGGCGTCGGGGCCCCTTCGTACACGTCGGGAATCCAGTTGTGGAACGGCACCGCGCCGATCTTGAAGCCGAGCCCCACGAAGATAAAGAGCAACCCGAGCATCATGCCGACCGAGTTCTTGTTCGGCATCGCGGCGATCTCGCGGAAGTAGATCGTCCCGGTGGCGCCGTAGATCAGGCTGATGCCGTAGGCGATCAGCGCCGCGGCCAACACGCCGAGGATGAAGAACTTGATCGCCGCCTCGTTCGACTTGAAGTTATCGCGCAGATAGGCGACCAGGATGTAGAAGCCGAAGGTCGAAAACTCCAGGGTGATGAAAAGGGAGAGGAAGTCGTTCGCCGACGCCATGAACATCATCCCGATCGCGGCGAAAAGAACCAGATAGTAGTACTCTCCCCTGAAGAGGGGAAGCTTCTCGACATAATTAATGGAAACGAGGACCACCAGGATCGTCGAGACGAGGATGAAGATCTTAAAGAAGATCGCCAGCGGATCGAGGACGAACATGCTATTGAAGAGGCTGCCGTTCTTACCCTGAATCGCGAAGCCGACGAGCTGCGCCGTGATCAGACCCATCCCGGCGATCGAGAGATAGCCGAGCTTCGTTTTCGAGACCTTCGGCCAGATGAAATCGATCGCGAGGACGACGCAGGAAAGGAGCGTCATCCAGAGCTCCGGCGCCATCAACATCAGATTAAGGTCAGCCCAATTCAACGGCTGCATTTACTTTCCTCCTGAAACGGGGTCCGCTGTCGGTTTTGCATCCTCTTCTTCCGGCGGATCGATCTCGATCGAAAACGAAGCCGGCTCGGCGGCGGTGGCCGGGAGCGACGGCGCGGCCGGCGCCTCCATCCGGGCCAGGATCGGCATCACCCCCGATTGGATCACATTAATAAACGGCGCGGGATAGAGCCCGAAGAAAATCGTCATCGACGCCAGCAAGACCAGCGGAAGACGGTCGACCAGGCTTCGCGCGTCGACCACATGCGCCATCCGCGGATCGGGCTCGCCGAAGAACATGTCGCGGATCATCCGGAAATAATAGGCCCAGGTGATCGTGATCGCCATCGCCGCTAAAACCGTCTGCACCGGATAGACCCGCCAGCTTCCCAAAAAGACCATCAGCTCCCCGATGAAGTTCATCGCCCCCGGCATCCCGAACGAGGCCGCGGAGCCGATCACAAAAGCGGTGGCGACAAAGGGCATCTTCGACGCCAACCCGCCTCCCATCGACGGAATGTCGAGGGTGTGGGTTTGGTAGTAGATGTAGCCGGCGAGGGCGAAGAGAAGCCCCATCGCCATCGCGTCGGCGAAGAGAAAGAAGACCGCCCCGGTCAGGGAGATCTGGTTCAACGACGCCATCCCGAGGAAGATATACCCCATGTGGGCGACCGACGAGTAGCCGACGACGAACTTGGTGTCCTTCTGCAGAAACGCCACCAGCCCGCCGTAGAAGATGTTGATGACGCAGATGACGGCGATGATCGGCATCCACTGCTGCGTCGCCGTGGGGAAGAGATAGAAGCAGATCCGGATGATCGTGAAATGCCCGAGCTTCTTCAACACCCCGGCGTGCATCATGCTCGCGGCGGCGGGGGCGGCGGCGTAGCCGACCGGCGACCAGGAGTGAAAGGGGAAGATCGCGGCGATCGGCGCGAAGCCCAAGAAGATCAGCCAGAAGTAGAGGTTCTCCTTCGACTTCAGAAGATGTCCCTTCTCGGCGATCTCGATGATGTTGAAGGTCCGCAGCCCCGAATCGACGTAGACCAACAGGAGCCCCAACAGCGCAACCACCGCGCCGAGGGAGAGGTAGAGGGTCAGCTTCATTGCGGCGTACTCTTTGCTCGACCGGTTGAAGTTGAAGAAGTGAGCGACCGAATCGCTGAGGGGGTCGCCCGCTTTTTTCATGTCGAGGTAGCCCTTGGTGTGCCGTCCCCAGATCACCAGGAAGAGATACATCGGGATCACCGAGAGCTCGTAGAAGAAAAAGAGAAAGAAGAGATCGAGCGACATATAGACCCCGATCGTCGCCGAGCCCAAGACCAGGAGGTTGATGTAAAACTCTTTCAGGCGGTCTTTGATGTGCCAGGAGACGAAGATCCCGGCGAACATCAACATCGCCGAGGCGAGGACCATCGGCGCCCCGATGCC contains:
- a CDS encoding NADH-quinone oxidoreductase subunit M, producing MTSHLLSFILFTPFIGAFLLFFVSNKQREIVHGIAATFAGLSLLGSAYLMFAYDHVAGGFQFQEQTVWSSELGISFFLGVDGIGAPMVLASAMLMFAGIFVSWHIKDRLKEFYINLLVLGSATIGVYMSLDLFFLFFFYELSVIPMYLFLVIWGRHTKGYLDMKKAGDPLSDSVAHFFNFNRSSKEYAAMKLTLYLSLGAVVALLGLLLVYVDSGLRTFNIIEIAEKGHLLKSKENLYFWLIFLGFAPIAAIFPFHSWSPVGYAAAPAAASMMHAGVLKKLGHFTIIRICFYLFPTATQQWMPIIAVICVINIFYGGLVAFLQKDTKFVVGYSSVAHMGYIFLGMASLNQISLTGAVFFLFADAMAMGLLFALAGYIYYQTHTLDIPSMGGGLASKMPFVATAFVIGSAASFGMPGAMNFIGELMVFLGSWRVYPVQTVLAAMAITITWAYYFRMIRDMFFGEPDPRMAHVVDARSLVDRLPLVLLASMTIFFGLYPAPFINVIQSGVMPILARMEAPAAPSLPATAAEPASFSIEIDPPEEEDAKPTADPVSGGK
- a CDS encoding NADH-quinone oxidoreductase subunit N produces the protein MQPLNWADLNLMLMAPELWMTLLSCVVLAIDFIWPKVSKTKLGYLSIAGMGLITAQLVGFAIQGKNGSLFNSMFVLDPLAIFFKIFILVSTILVVLVSINYVEKLPLFRGEYYYLVLFAAIGMMFMASANDFLSLFITLEFSTFGFYILVAYLRDNFKSNEAAIKFFILGVLAAALIAYGISLIYGATGTIYFREIAAMPNKNSVGMMLGLLFIFVGLGFKIGAVPFHNWIPDVYEGAPTPVTTYLSITPKAAAFALILRVMFSTFGELRAEWTWFIAALSVLSMTYGNITAIAQTNMKRLLAYSGIAQIGNILIGMAAGTKMGSDSLLFYMLTYLFANLGAFTVVIIFSNLTNTDDIDDLAGLNRRSPLLAFAMLVFLLSLAGVPPLAGFIGKVYIFAAAVHQKMFFLVTVGLINVIISFYYYLIVVKKIYTLEPKETTPIHLSMPLKVVIYAGIAGVILLGVWPQPFIEFSVAATSVFTGLAAR